In Candidatus Bathyarchaeia archaeon, the following are encoded in one genomic region:
- a CDS encoding helix-turn-helix domain-containing protein yields MVYRGREEKKAPETVLKEAGFSVSEKCCARHSCFDYAARKGENVVFIKFQLDIDGFSFDDSQELKLVSKCVSAAYFLVSERTREKPLEDDTVYKRYDVFAVTSKTFENIVLHKIYPLIQAGPGGYYVEIDGETIKRRRQELSLSAGEAAEMVGISRRTLYGYERGMAKASVATAYNLIYALGAPVAKPVNIFEKPKNQRKCALLRTAGNVIAKNRLLARICSKFSRSHVTMVKRAPFDFVITVPEEEMKIIGGVANDRERTLDRRVEEILSVSRVIKAHPVLITEKQKPPNKDIPCIYRDDLSKIRKPEDIICMA; encoded by the coding sequence ATGGTTTATAGGGGGAGGGAGGAGAAAAAAGCTCCTGAGACTGTGCTGAAAGAGGCTGGGTTCAGCGTTTCCGAAAAATGTTGCGCCAGGCACAGTTGCTTTGATTATGCAGCACGAAAGGGCGAAAATGTTGTTTTCATAAAATTTCAACTGGACATTGACGGTTTCTCCTTCGATGATTCGCAAGAACTGAAACTCGTGTCCAAATGCGTCTCAGCAGCATATTTTCTTGTAAGCGAAAGAACACGCGAAAAACCATTAGAAGACGACACGGTTTACAAAAGGTATGATGTTTTTGCAGTCACGTCCAAAACTTTCGAGAACATCGTGCTTCACAAAATCTACCCGCTAATTCAAGCAGGTCCTGGCGGCTATTACGTTGAGATCGACGGCGAAACAATTAAGCGTAGAAGACAAGAGCTAAGCCTATCTGCAGGCGAAGCGGCTGAGATGGTTGGTATATCACGGCGAACTCTTTACGGTTATGAACGTGGAATGGCTAAAGCTTCAGTGGCAACTGCTTATAATTTGATTTATGCTCTCGGAGCGCCTGTTGCTAAACCAGTAAACATTTTCGAAAAACCCAAAAATCAACGTAAATGTGCCTTGCTAAGAACGGCGGGAAACGTTATAGCAAAAAATAGACTCCTCGCCAGAATATGCAGTAAATTTTCGCGTTCCCATGTCACAATGGTGAAAAGGGCACCTTTCGATTTTGTCATAACAGTTCCAGAAGAAGAAATGAAAATTATCGGTGGAGTGGCAAACGACCGAGAACGCACATTAGACCGTAGGGTGGAGGAAATCTTAAGCGTCAGTCGAGTAATCAAAGCGCATCCAGTGCTGATAACAGAAAAGCAAAAACCACCAAACAAGGACATACCCTGCATTTACCGTGATGACCTTTCCAAAATCAGAAAACCCGAAGATATAATCTGCATGGCTTAA
- the rnhB gene encoding ribonuclease HII: MLVAGVDDAGRGSVIGPLVIAGVLMHEEDITRLVQLGVKDSKLLSPHRREILAAEIKRIAKNYAVMKLTPREIDRVVETGRKLHKLNRLEAQTMAKVIETLKPDIAYVDASDVLEERFKEHILEELSFKIPIISEHKADRKYPIVSAASIIAKVERDKEIAELASKYGDLGCGYPTDQKTLEFLQECLKKFGEYPEFVRKSWKPAKKVKKENDSRQAKLV; encoded by the coding sequence ATGCTGGTTGCAGGCGTTGACGATGCAGGGCGCGGTTCCGTAATTGGTCCATTAGTAATTGCCGGAGTGCTAATGCATGAAGAGGACATAACCAGACTTGTGCAATTAGGCGTTAAAGACTCAAAACTGTTGTCTCCGCACCGAAGAGAAATTCTCGCTGCAGAAATCAAACGCATCGCCAAAAACTATGCAGTAATGAAGTTGACACCGAGAGAAATCGACCGCGTTGTTGAAACTGGCAGAAAACTTCACAAGCTCAACCGTCTGGAAGCGCAAACTATGGCGAAAGTGATAGAAACGCTAAAGCCGGACATCGCGTATGTGGACGCCTCGGATGTTCTGGAAGAACGATTTAAAGAGCACATTCTAGAGGAGTTATCATTCAAAATACCTATAATATCTGAACATAAAGCTGACAGAAAATACCCCATAGTCTCAGCAGCGTCAATAATAGCCAAAGTAGAACGCGACAAAGAAATCGCAGAGCTAGCTAGCAAATATGGCGATTTAGGATGCGGCTACCCCACAGACCAGAAGACGCTTGAGTTTCTCCAAGAATGTCTAAAAAAATTTGGCGAATACCCAGAGTTTGTGAGAAAATCTTGGAAGCCTGCCAAAAAAGTCAAGAAGGAAAATGATTCACGTCAAGCTAAGCTGGTTTAA
- a CDS encoding GH3 auxin-responsive promoter family protein, with protein sequence MCILVDFAQFLLCIAMFHENDNLGILQPIIGSWYESLKNPEKHQEQVLNDLVSAYAKTRYGQNHNASQIKDAADFRKNFPVINYKGLNPYFSEVVKGNYNAILSEPVLCWVMTRGSTGTAKVLPATKTHIEQIFTCGARALVNYALRKEDFEIFTGKILNLNFPSSVHTMVMDGHEVTYGYSSGTYARLNPMLDRVSLVPRQEDIDALGSGITRQDWEKRFELAYQQALNENVVATMGVTPIILAFARYVKQRHGKKPKDLWKFHALFCTSVRKIQFKYAPKLREYFGQVPVIEIYSATEGVFGQQLDDLPYISPNYDKYFFEVQTNHKVKMLHELKRGEWGNLIISSCMFPRYDIGDLIEAAGKNYFRVIGRNNTLTRLEHYLFRLFFGWVI encoded by the coding sequence ATGTGCATATTAGTTGATTTTGCACAATTCTTACTTTGTATCGCAATGTTCCACGAAAACGATAATCTTGGAATACTCCAGCCAATAATCGGCTCATGGTATGAATCGTTAAAGAACCCAGAAAAACATCAAGAGCAAGTTCTCAACGATTTGGTTAGCGCTTACGCTAAAACAAGGTATGGACAAAATCACAACGCCTCACAAATTAAAGATGCGGCAGATTTTAGGAAAAACTTTCCAGTAATAAACTATAAAGGGCTTAACCCCTACTTCAGTGAAGTTGTGAAAGGCAACTACAACGCGATTCTTTCTGAACCCGTCTTGTGCTGGGTCATGACCCGCGGCTCAACAGGTACCGCAAAAGTGCTTCCCGCAACGAAAACGCACATAGAGCAGATTTTCACTTGCGGAGCAAGGGCTCTCGTAAATTACGCATTAAGAAAAGAGGATTTTGAAATTTTTACAGGAAAAATTCTCAACTTGAACTTCCCATCCAGTGTTCACACTATGGTTATGGATGGTCATGAAGTCACTTATGGTTACAGTTCAGGCACTTACGCGAGGCTTAACCCCATGCTTGATAGAGTTAGCCTTGTGCCCAGACAAGAAGATATAGACGCTTTGGGTTCGGGTATTACTAGGCAAGACTGGGAAAAACGGTTTGAACTGGCTTATCAGCAGGCATTGAATGAGAATGTAGTCGCCACTATGGGAGTAACACCTATCATTTTAGCCTTTGCCCGATACGTCAAACAGAGACACGGGAAAAAACCGAAGGACTTGTGGAAGTTCCACGCTCTTTTCTGCACAAGCGTGCGAAAAATCCAGTTCAAATATGCTCCAAAGTTAAGAGAGTATTTCGGACAAGTCCCAGTTATCGAAATCTACAGCGCCACAGAAGGCGTTTTTGGACAACAACTTGACGATTTGCCATACATTTCTCCAAACTATGACAAATACTTCTTCGAAGTTCAAACAAATCATAAAGTGAAAATGCTGCATGAGCTTAAACGTGGAGAATGGGGTAACCTAATAATATCTTCATGCATGTTTCCAAGGTATGACATAGGAGACTTGATAGAAGCAGCTGGAAAAAATTATTTCCGCGTAATCGGACGAAACAACACTCTAACACGTTTGGAACATTACTTGTTTAGGCTGTTTTTTGGCTGGGTAATCTAG
- a CDS encoding zinc ribbon domain-containing protein yields the protein MPECKKCGAKVEEDMSFCPKCGAPLKVEAVSAGQPPTTQRSKGEKEEKHEKQEKHEKEKTEKHEKKEYAFIGPLIGGIILIIIGLTSYLEVTGVFDMRTRGMMWALFIIIVGVLIIFGAFYYTMMARKKYPKP from the coding sequence ATGCCTGAATGCAAAAAGTGCGGTGCCAAAGTTGAGGAAGACATGAGTTTCTGTCCCAAATGTGGTGCACCATTGAAAGTCGAGGCAGTTTCTGCTGGGCAGCCTCCAACGACTCAGCGTTCCAAAGGCGAAAAAGAAGAGAAGCACGAGAAACAGGAGAAACATGAAAAAGAGAAGACGGAAAAGCATGAGAAGAAGGAATACGCCTTCATAGGGCCGCTCATCGGCGGCATAATCTTGATTATTATAGGCTTAACTTCTTATCTTGAAGTGACCGGCGTTTTTGATATGCGAACGAGAGGGATGATGTGGGCTCTGTTCATAATCATAGTTGGTGTGCTCATAATATTCGGCGCGTTCTACTATACAATGATGGCGAGAAAGAAGTATCCTAAGCCCTAG
- a CDS encoding YbjQ family protein, translating into MTENTIIVVTTPELPGHEIVKVLGVVHGLTVRTRGVGGKFVASVEGIFGGEVTSYTSECEKARRESLDRLIENAREKGANAVIGVDFETSDILQGTATVFAAYGTAVIAKPLGKSL; encoded by the coding sequence ATGACTGAAAACACGATCATCGTGGTTACGACACCAGAATTGCCCGGACATGAAATTGTTAAGGTTTTAGGCGTTGTGCACGGATTAACCGTGAGAACCAGAGGCGTCGGTGGAAAATTCGTTGCTAGTGTTGAAGGAATTTTCGGTGGAGAAGTGACTTCTTACACTTCTGAATGCGAAAAAGCAAGAAGAGAATCGTTAGATAGACTCATTGAAAATGCCAGAGAAAAAGGCGCAAACGCCGTCATAGGTGTGGATTTCGAAACAAGTGACATACTTCAAGGAACAGCTACAGTCTTCGCAGCTTATGGAACAGCAGTAATCGCGAAACCGTTAGGAAAAAGTCTCTGA
- a CDS encoding aminotransferase class V-fold PLP-dependent enzyme, whose product MEDIEEIRKQFPITKNKVFLNHAAQSPLPKPVADALRKCVDEFSNFGDTSIKWNDGGKPFFAKLIGAKPEEIALVENTSIGLNIAANVLSYPRGSKIVTTDLEYPSVVYPWLRKGLDVKVDYVKNVNGKILLEDVEKAVDDKTMAVAVSHVEYVNGFRHDLRALSEIAHEHGAYLIVDAIQSVGTMPIDVKKDDVDFLATACYKWLLSPPGTGYLYVKEELIEKFEPTFVGWASVKQEIFETVDFWDIWSLKLSETASRFEVGSPGFISFTGTMEALKLLLEFGVENVQERILKLTDRIIEAVKDLELKLQTPEDPQYRSGIVNFKIDKPKKLTETLRQKGIVTSARARGLRVSPHFYNTEEEIDKLMEEVKKWLKTNT is encoded by the coding sequence ATGGAAGACATAGAAGAGATTCGCAAACAATTTCCAATAACAAAGAACAAAGTGTTTTTGAACCATGCTGCACAGTCGCCTCTTCCAAAACCAGTTGCTGATGCTCTTCGCAAATGCGTTGACGAATTCTCGAATTTCGGAGACACTTCGATTAAATGGAACGACGGCGGAAAGCCTTTCTTTGCGAAACTAATCGGTGCTAAACCAGAAGAAATTGCGCTTGTCGAAAACACTTCCATAGGATTGAATATAGCTGCAAACGTGCTCAGCTATCCGCGTGGCTCAAAAATTGTCACGACAGACTTGGAATATCCATCGGTGGTTTATCCTTGGCTGCGTAAGGGTTTAGACGTGAAAGTTGATTACGTGAAAAATGTGAATGGCAAAATCTTGCTCGAAGATGTGGAGAAAGCTGTTGACGATAAAACGATGGCAGTTGCAGTAAGCCACGTTGAATACGTAAACGGTTTTCGCCATGACTTGCGAGCTTTAAGCGAAATAGCTCATGAACACGGAGCCTACCTAATTGTTGACGCAATACAGTCAGTTGGCACCATGCCAATAGATGTGAAGAAGGACGACGTGGACTTTTTGGCTACAGCATGTTACAAGTGGCTTCTAAGCCCTCCAGGAACTGGTTATCTTTACGTTAAAGAGGAGCTTATCGAAAAATTTGAGCCAACGTTTGTCGGTTGGGCAAGTGTAAAGCAAGAGATTTTCGAAACCGTAGATTTCTGGGACATTTGGAGTTTGAAACTTTCGGAAACTGCAAGCCGTTTTGAAGTTGGTTCACCGGGATTCATAAGCTTCACTGGCACAATGGAAGCCTTGAAGCTGCTATTGGAGTTTGGTGTGGAAAACGTTCAAGAGAGAATATTGAAGCTCACAGACCGCATAATTGAGGCTGTTAAAGATTTGGAGCTTAAACTTCAGACGCCAGAAGACCCCCAATACCGCTCAGGCATAGTTAATTTCAAAATAGACAAGCCAAAGAAACTGACTGAAACGTTAAGGCAGAAGGGAATAGTTACCTCTGCAAGAGCTCGCGGATTAAGAGTTTCACCGCATTTCTACAATACTGAAGAGGAAATTGACAAGTTAATGGAAGAAGTCAAAAAATGGCTAAAGACAAACACATGA
- a CDS encoding HAD family hydrolase, translated as MAKDKHMTAVLFDLEDTLIQTPWSNFQHVKEFRRKTREKLIVLGIPSSLLEGIERATLMRNKSYEYAEKNFSRIKKERFHRELEEFLSKYELESAKNSKLFPDAIPTLQELEKLELKIGLVTNTSVKAVNIVFELHGLGEYFDVIVTREKVKQLKPNPEGILLAVKTLGVKEFFMVGDLLFDVLAAKNANGTAIFVKRDFQEKDEAPADYIVHSLREIPAIIQEKLAARE; from the coding sequence ATGGCTAAAGACAAACACATGACCGCAGTGCTATTCGATTTAGAAGATACACTAATTCAGACCCCATGGTCCAATTTTCAACATGTCAAAGAGTTTAGACGCAAAACAAGAGAGAAACTGATAGTGCTTGGCATTCCATCAAGTCTACTTGAAGGAATAGAACGCGCAACTCTTATGCGTAATAAAAGCTACGAGTATGCTGAGAAAAACTTTTCAAGAATCAAGAAAGAAAGGTTTCACCGTGAATTGGAAGAGTTTCTGAGCAAATACGAGTTAGAATCAGCAAAGAACTCGAAACTTTTTCCAGACGCCATTCCTACATTACAGGAATTGGAAAAGCTTGAATTGAAAATTGGTCTTGTAACCAATACTTCAGTAAAAGCCGTCAACATCGTCTTTGAGCTTCATGGTTTAGGAGAGTACTTTGATGTTATTGTAACAAGAGAGAAAGTGAAGCAGCTGAAACCTAATCCAGAAGGGATATTACTGGCTGTCAAAACGTTAGGAGTGAAGGAATTCTTTATGGTTGGCGACTTGCTTTTTGATGTGTTAGCCGCCAAAAACGCTAATGGAACAGCGATATTTGTTAAAAGAGACTTTCAAGAAAAAGATGAAGCGCCAGCAGATTACATTGTTCATTCTTTAAGGGAAATTCCAGCGATCATTCAAGAAAAATTAGCTGCAAGAGAATAA
- a CDS encoding valine--tRNA ligase — protein MKPLPKEFDIIKIERKWQEKWEEMGVYRFDWKDTKRPIFSIDTPPPYPSGEFHMGNVLNWTYFDIVARYKRMRGYNVYFPQGWDCHGLGIEVQVEREHKVRKRDVPPDKFRKWCEELVEKYIAMMKEGVIRLGCSVDWTTEYRTMNPDYWRRTQLSFIILHKKGFMYQGTHPVNWCPRCETAIADAEVDYEEREGTLHYIKFPLENSGEHLLIATTRPEFIPACVAVAINPSDDRFNKHIGKKITVPIVNRTVEIIPDENVDPSFGTGVVMICTYGDKEDVKTVIKHKLPVIGLLNENGTINENGGKYAGLTINKAKEAIVKDLQAAGLLEKTERIKQEIGVCDRCDAPVEILERKQWFMKTRILTDKVEEKAKQITWYPDYMKIRLIDWARSLDWDWVISRQRVFGTPIPVWYCKNCNEVILADEKWVPIDPKLEKPRIDKCPKCGGKEFIPERDVFDTWMDSSISCAVHAGWPDREDWRRLFPADLHPSGIDIIRTWAYYLMVRHLALFDEEPYKSCLINGMVLGSDGRKMSKSLKNYVAAPDVLDKYGTDAARQWAAGGGATGSDIPFRWPDVEYGKRFLTKLWNAAKFVSSQLEDYKENEEYELQLLDKWILSKAQKLTQRVTEALEKCQFNIALEEIRNFTWHLFCDQYIEAVKDRLYKPEVYGEKKRKAVQLTLYNVLYRVIQLLAPISPHITEEIYDAIYKDEVGEKSLQLTAWPTPDVKLIDEDSEKKGDLVMAVITEIRREKAEKRKPLNAQIKRLKLYAGKSEFARILSESKEDIAGTCKIVYMEILSEKGKGRQIPERPEISFISEY, from the coding sequence ATGAAGCCTTTGCCTAAAGAATTTGACATCATCAAGATTGAGCGGAAGTGGCAAGAGAAATGGGAAGAAATGGGTGTTTATCGTTTTGACTGGAAAGACACGAAACGTCCAATTTTCAGCATTGACACTCCGCCGCCGTATCCTTCGGGCGAGTTTCACATGGGAAACGTGTTAAACTGGACATATTTCGACATAGTTGCCAGATACAAACGCATGAGAGGCTACAACGTTTATTTTCCGCAAGGATGGGACTGCCATGGCTTGGGCATAGAGGTTCAAGTGGAGAGAGAGCATAAAGTCAGAAAGAGGGACGTGCCTCCGGACAAGTTTCGGAAATGGTGTGAAGAGCTTGTTGAAAAATACATTGCGATGATGAAGGAAGGTGTGATACGCTTAGGATGCAGCGTGGATTGGACGACGGAATACCGCACGATGAACCCGGACTACTGGAGACGCACCCAATTGAGTTTCATAATTCTCCATAAAAAAGGCTTCATGTACCAAGGAACGCACCCGGTGAACTGGTGTCCTCGCTGCGAGACAGCAATAGCAGATGCAGAAGTGGATTATGAAGAACGAGAAGGCACACTTCACTACATTAAATTTCCATTAGAAAACAGCGGTGAACATCTGCTTATAGCCACGACACGCCCAGAATTCATACCCGCATGCGTAGCAGTAGCAATCAACCCGTCAGACGACAGATTCAACAAACACATAGGCAAAAAAATAACAGTGCCAATCGTGAACCGCACAGTCGAGATAATCCCAGACGAAAACGTTGACCCATCCTTTGGCACGGGCGTTGTGATGATTTGTACATACGGCGACAAAGAAGACGTGAAAACCGTAATCAAACACAAACTTCCAGTCATAGGACTCTTGAACGAGAATGGAACCATAAACGAGAACGGCGGCAAATACGCAGGCTTAACAATAAACAAAGCCAAAGAAGCCATAGTAAAAGACCTTCAAGCCGCTGGATTGCTGGAGAAAACTGAACGGATAAAGCAGGAAATAGGCGTATGCGACAGATGTGACGCTCCAGTGGAGATTCTTGAACGCAAACAATGGTTCATGAAAACACGCATCCTAACCGATAAAGTTGAAGAAAAAGCAAAACAAATCACGTGGTACCCGGACTACATGAAAATTCGCTTAATAGATTGGGCACGTTCGCTTGACTGGGACTGGGTAATAAGCCGCCAACGCGTTTTCGGAACACCAATACCCGTTTGGTACTGCAAAAACTGCAACGAGGTAATCTTAGCAGATGAAAAGTGGGTTCCGATAGACCCGAAACTCGAAAAACCACGAATAGACAAGTGCCCAAAATGCGGCGGCAAAGAATTCATTCCAGAACGCGATGTTTTCGACACATGGATGGACTCTTCAATTTCCTGCGCCGTGCATGCTGGTTGGCCAGACCGCGAAGACTGGAGAAGACTGTTTCCGGCGGACTTGCACCCGTCAGGAATAGACATTATTCGAACTTGGGCTTACTATTTGATGGTTAGACACTTGGCTTTGTTTGACGAGGAACCCTACAAAAGCTGTTTAATTAATGGTATGGTTTTGGGTTCTGACGGCAGAAAAATGAGCAAATCATTGAAAAACTATGTTGCAGCTCCAGACGTGCTGGACAAGTACGGTACAGACGCCGCTAGACAATGGGCTGCCGGCGGCGGAGCCACAGGCTCAGACATTCCATTCCGTTGGCCTGATGTTGAATATGGAAAACGCTTCTTGACTAAGCTCTGGAACGCCGCAAAATTTGTTAGCAGCCAACTTGAAGATTACAAAGAAAACGAAGAGTACGAGTTGCAACTTCTGGACAAATGGATTCTAAGCAAGGCTCAAAAACTCACGCAACGAGTAACAGAAGCGTTAGAAAAATGCCAATTCAACATAGCCCTTGAAGAAATTCGTAACTTCACATGGCACTTGTTCTGCGACCAATACATTGAAGCTGTGAAGGATAGGCTTTACAAGCCAGAAGTTTACGGAGAAAAAAAGAGGAAAGCAGTTCAATTAACGCTTTATAATGTTCTTTACCGCGTAATTCAGCTTCTTGCTCCAATTTCGCCTCACATTACTGAGGAAATCTATGACGCAATCTACAAGGACGAAGTAGGCGAAAAAAGCTTGCAATTAACAGCATGGCCAACACCAGATGTGAAACTTATAGATGAAGATTCTGAGAAGAAAGGAGACCTGGTGATGGCTGTTATAACTGAGATTAGACGTGAAAAGGCAGAGAAAAGAAAACCCTTAAACGCGCAAATAAAAAGGCTAAAACTTTATGCTGGAAAAAGCGAATTCGCGAGAATACTCAGCGAGAGTAAGGAAGACATTGCGGGAACATGCAAAATCGTTTACATGGAGATTTTGTCGGAAAAGGGTAAAGGCAGACAGATTCCAGAGAGACCAGAAATAAGCTTCATTAGTGAATATTAA
- the thiT gene encoding energy-coupled thiamine transporter ThiT yields MKESKATSSTKIIAEVVSFVALATALSYIKVFSLPQGGSVTAGSMVPILWLALRRGAKVGLFAAVVYGLVQLAVEPFIYHPAQVLLDYPIAFGMLGLAGFFQNRPFVGVNVGIWGRFLAHFISGVIFFGSYAPEGMSPIVYSAVYNGGYILPELAISIYIVYLLQESKLLKIFL; encoded by the coding sequence ATGAAAGAAAGTAAAGCTACGTCTTCAACTAAAATAATTGCGGAAGTTGTAAGTTTTGTTGCTTTGGCAACTGCGTTGAGCTACATTAAAGTGTTCAGTCTTCCACAAGGCGGCTCTGTGACTGCTGGTTCAATGGTGCCAATTCTTTGGTTAGCATTGAGAAGAGGAGCGAAGGTAGGCTTGTTTGCAGCGGTGGTTTATGGTCTTGTGCAGTTAGCGGTTGAGCCATTCATATACCACCCAGCTCAAGTGCTACTGGATTACCCCATAGCTTTTGGCATGCTTGGATTGGCTGGTTTCTTCCAAAATCGCCCGTTTGTCGGTGTCAACGTGGGCATATGGGGACGTTTCCTAGCGCATTTCATTTCAGGCGTGATTTTCTTCGGCAGTTACGCACCAGAAGGAATGTCTCCAATAGTATACTCAGCAGTCTACAATGGAGGGTACATATTACCAGAGCTTGCAATAAGCATCTACATAGTTTATCTCTTGCAAGAAAGCAAGTTGCTGAAAATATTTCTATGA
- a CDS encoding ATPase domain-containing protein encodes MVKLKTGIKGFDDLIGGGIESGSRNILYGPPGTGKTVFAMQFLWQGLKEGETVAYDVMDKPFPRLIAYFKSFGWNIEPYIDKGKFIAIQAFPHFEPYPKDPRVIYFSLDDFEEMKRIDKLISEKRVARFAAGDFSEQLFALYDLKYMEPVEDWTINWCHYDNIVNIDIMTAATQKDIATQRATDLDLNKAHNIFYFRFNEEKCQRELRIVKMEGCHHPLEWIPFKITSKGIELLRK; translated from the coding sequence ATGGTGAAGCTGAAGACTGGGATTAAGGGCTTTGATGATTTGATAGGTGGCGGCATCGAGTCTGGCTCGCGCAACATTCTTTATGGTCCACCAGGAACAGGAAAAACTGTTTTTGCAATGCAGTTTCTTTGGCAAGGATTAAAGGAAGGCGAAACTGTTGCTTATGATGTCATGGATAAACCGTTTCCACGTTTGATAGCTTACTTCAAATCTTTCGGATGGAACATTGAACCCTACATTGACAAAGGCAAATTCATCGCAATACAAGCCTTCCCACATTTTGAGCCTTACCCGAAAGACCCTCGAGTAATATATTTTAGCTTGGACGACTTCGAAGAGATGAAACGCATAGACAAGCTGATTTCCGAAAAAAGGGTGGCACGATTTGCTGCCGGAGACTTCAGCGAACAACTCTTCGCCTTGTACGACTTGAAATATATGGAGCCTGTTGAAGATTGGACGATTAACTGGTGTCACTACGACAACATTGTTAACATCGACATAATGACAGCAGCCACCCAAAAGGACATTGCAACTCAACGCGCCACAGACTTAGACTTGAACAAAGCCCACAACATTTTCTACTTCAGATTTAACGAGGAAAAATGCCAGCGAGAACTTCGCATAGTCAAAATGGAAGGATGCCATCATCCTCTTGAATGGATTCCCTTCAAAATAACAAGCAAAGGAATTGAACTGTTAAGAAAATAA
- a CDS encoding AIR synthase-related protein, producing the protein MGKLATEELKRLLSCIKKDLRVIVPPLPGFDSGVHLLDDKYLVVSTDPCIGVPEKWFGWLLVHYAASDVALFGAKPEFCTINLLGASSTKPETFYNIMSQACKAADELKIAVVTGHTGTYQGLSTLVGVCTAYGTIEKEKLITPGGAKPEDHILCVKPIGLEIAVNFALTHKALAERLFGETRTRELSELVTTQSCVKEALILSEIGGVHAMHDATEGGLTAALNEMAEASKVGFKINFEKIPIKNEVKTLCEWFKLSDEQMLSMSSTGTILVAVSPEAKDKVQKELLAKGIEANFLGIFTKKPRSILVKDGKEMPFPRKADDPYERILSGKV; encoded by the coding sequence ATGGGCAAGCTAGCAACCGAAGAGTTGAAGAGACTTCTAAGCTGTATTAAAAAAGACTTGCGAGTTATTGTTCCGCCTTTACCAGGATTTGATTCAGGCGTACACTTACTAGACGATAAGTATTTAGTTGTCTCAACTGACCCGTGCATTGGCGTTCCAGAGAAATGGTTCGGATGGTTGCTGGTGCATTACGCGGCTTCTGACGTGGCGCTCTTCGGAGCGAAACCAGAATTCTGCACAATAAACCTTCTAGGTGCATCATCAACAAAACCCGAAACTTTCTACAACATTATGAGCCAAGCCTGCAAAGCGGCTGACGAGCTAAAAATAGCTGTTGTAACAGGACATACAGGAACCTACCAAGGACTGTCAACGCTTGTTGGCGTTTGCACAGCATATGGAACAATAGAAAAAGAAAAGCTAATCACTCCCGGCGGCGCTAAACCAGAAGACCATATTTTATGCGTCAAACCAATCGGTTTAGAAATAGCAGTAAACTTTGCATTGACACACAAAGCGCTGGCTGAAAGACTTTTTGGAGAGACAAGAACAAGAGAACTCTCAGAACTTGTCACAACGCAGAGTTGCGTTAAAGAGGCGTTAATACTTTCCGAAATTGGCGGCGTACACGCCATGCATGATGCTACTGAAGGCGGGTTAACTGCAGCGTTAAATGAGATGGCGGAAGCGTCAAAAGTCGGTTTCAAAATAAATTTCGAAAAAATTCCAATAAAAAATGAAGTCAAAACGTTATGCGAATGGTTTAAGCTATCAGATGAACAAATGCTTTCAATGTCTTCAACAGGCACGATACTAGTGGCTGTTAGTCCCGAGGCAAAAGACAAAGTTCAGAAGGAACTGCTTGCAAAGGGTATTGAAGCAAATTTTCTGGGAATATTCACTAAAAAACCACGCAGCATCCTTGTTAAAGATGGAAAAGAAATGCCGTTTCCGAGAAAGGCTGACGACCCTTATGAGAGAATTCTTTCTGGAAAAGTGTAG